In a single window of the Pedococcus dokdonensis genome:
- a CDS encoding DUF2304 domain-containing protein gives MSHDAYWIGVAGGFLLVAVVIEMVRRRYLRGRYAVVWVAVGVGAATLALFPDLLGMAARATGVVVPLNLLLFLGILAMLIMLMQLSSEAGRLQERTRVLAEEVALLKSRLDAVEAPHSPAQPDPSTLEPVRLP, from the coding sequence ATGAGCCACGACGCCTACTGGATCGGCGTCGCGGGCGGCTTCCTGCTGGTCGCCGTCGTCATCGAGATGGTGCGTCGCCGCTACCTGCGCGGCCGGTATGCCGTGGTGTGGGTCGCGGTGGGCGTGGGCGCCGCCACGCTGGCGCTCTTCCCGGACCTGCTCGGGATGGCTGCCCGGGCCACCGGCGTCGTCGTCCCGCTCAACCTGCTCCTGTTCCTCGGCATCCTGGCCATGCTGATCATGCTCATGCAGCTCAGCTCGGAGGCCGGTCGTCTCCAGGAGCGCACGCGCGTCCTCGCCGAGGAAGTGGCCCTCCTGAAGTCCCGGCTGGACGCGGTGGAAGCCCCCCACTCCCCCGCCCAGCCCGACCCGTCGACGCTGGAGCCGGTCCGGCTGCCGTGA
- a CDS encoding YbaK/EbsC family protein — translation MSSAEGNLTWEPAAGHPDLLAAPVAAAIAGTPSARVAPIDADLADTAAFCAAYDVAMESSANCVVVAGKRGGDVRYAAVLVLASMRADVNGAIRRHLDVRKISFAPMDTAVSLTGMEYGGITPIGLPADWPILVDEAVVAAGDVVIGSGIRGSKVLVPAAELAALPSAEVLALAL, via the coding sequence ATGAGCAGCGCCGAGGGAAACCTGACCTGGGAGCCCGCCGCCGGGCACCCCGACCTGTTGGCCGCGCCGGTGGCCGCCGCGATCGCCGGCACGCCGTCGGCCAGGGTGGCGCCGATCGATGCCGACCTCGCCGACACCGCCGCGTTCTGCGCGGCCTACGACGTGGCCATGGAGAGCTCGGCCAACTGCGTCGTCGTCGCCGGCAAGCGCGGCGGTGACGTGCGGTATGCCGCGGTGCTGGTGCTCGCGTCGATGCGCGCCGACGTCAACGGCGCGATCCGCCGCCACCTGGACGTGCGCAAGATCAGCTTCGCGCCGATGGACACGGCCGTGTCGCTGACCGGGATGGAGTACGGCGGCATCACCCCGATCGGGCTCCCCGCCGACTGGCCGATCCTGGTCGACGAGGCGGTCGTGGCGGCCGGCGACGTGGTGATCGGGAGCGGCATCCGGGGCAGCAAGGTGCTGGTCCCCGCTGCCGAGCTGGCCGCGCTGCCCTCGGCCGAGGTGCTCGCGCTCGCCCTCTGA
- a CDS encoding ROK family protein yields MATRVVLAVDLGGTTMKGVVVDETGREVADLERPTPTAGVVEALGDLLGELGSVARGQGLTPVGAAVVSPGSVDEGQGVVRYASNLGWRDVPLRDLLEPAVGLPIAVAHDVRTAGLAEWRFGAARGSDDVVLVPIGTGVAAAVVSAGGLVTGATGTAGEFGHIPVVPDGEPCACGQRGCLEVYASGAGVARRYAARTGSVATAREVVARLGSDPDADEVWAEAVTVLARGLAILTLLLDPSVIVLGGGFSHAGEALLVPLGAELRDGLAWRAPPEVAVSRLGDRAGRVGAAVLAFEAAGLGDLVTAWPTS; encoded by the coding sequence GTGGCCACGCGCGTCGTCCTGGCCGTCGACCTCGGGGGCACGACCATGAAGGGGGTCGTCGTCGACGAGACCGGCCGCGAGGTCGCCGACCTCGAGCGTCCGACACCGACGGCCGGCGTGGTCGAGGCGCTCGGTGACCTGCTCGGCGAGCTGGGTTCGGTCGCCCGCGGCCAGGGACTCACCCCGGTCGGGGCGGCCGTGGTCTCGCCCGGGTCGGTCGACGAGGGGCAGGGAGTGGTGCGCTACGCGTCGAACCTCGGCTGGCGCGACGTGCCGCTGCGCGACCTGCTGGAGCCGGCCGTCGGTCTGCCGATCGCGGTCGCCCACGACGTGCGCACGGCGGGTCTGGCGGAGTGGCGGTTCGGCGCTGCCCGCGGGTCCGACGACGTCGTGCTCGTGCCGATCGGCACCGGGGTCGCCGCCGCAGTGGTCAGCGCGGGCGGGCTCGTCACGGGCGCGACCGGTACGGCCGGCGAGTTCGGCCACATCCCGGTCGTGCCCGACGGTGAGCCGTGTGCCTGCGGGCAGCGTGGGTGCCTCGAGGTCTACGCGTCCGGGGCCGGCGTCGCGCGACGGTATGCCGCCCGCACCGGGTCGGTGGCGACCGCACGTGAGGTGGTGGCCCGGCTGGGCTCCGACCCGGATGCCGACGAGGTGTGGGCCGAGGCGGTCACGGTGCTCGCCCGGGGGCTGGCCATCCTGACCCTGCTGCTCGACCCGTCGGTGATCGTGCTCGGTGGCGGGTTCTCCCACGCCGGTGAGGCGTTGTTGGTGCCGCTCGGGGCCGAGCTGCGCGACGGGCTCGCCTGGCGCGCACCGCCCGAGGTGGCGGTCAGCCGGCTCGGCGACCGGGCCGGTCGGGTGGGTGCGGCCGTCCTCGCCTTCGAGGCGGCTGGGCTCGGCGACCTCGTGACGGCTTGGCCGACGTCCTGA
- a CDS encoding lipopolysaccharide biosynthesis protein, producing the protein MRRREVRATLGSGADLALRQGIQFVVLLLLARILTPADFGTVALLAIYVSLAGVVADLGLTTAIVQSRELSRADISTAFLASTGVGLGLTVAGALLAVPLAGAFGKPALGPLAALMSASIFFTALGCVPSALLVRELQFGRLVIVGVIGTVSSGLVAVALAISNQGVWALAAQAVVMSMTTALGAWLAAQMRLSFHWAGESARRLLGMGRFVLAANVCDAVYGRGQTLLIGGVFGPAPLGQYMRADSTQQLPADAASAVVGRVALPLFARSSDNRLALANGLRTSLRSAMAVNAVVMALLASLAGPLVTVLYGPRWDQAVPLLTLLAVAGLVWPMHVMNINALYAVGAARTVFRIDLVKKGIAVALIGIGALFGLRGVASAQIVIGLVAAWINARAAEEVTGVGPRQQARLVLPIICVALATGGLLWLAQHVWSGDSALELVVLGGVGGLGYVLLARLLGATAVGDTLNMMRAGRSTP; encoded by the coding sequence GTGAGGCGCCGTGAGGTCAGAGCCACGTTGGGGAGCGGCGCCGACCTCGCGCTGCGCCAAGGAATTCAGTTCGTAGTCCTGTTGCTTCTGGCTCGAATCCTGACTCCGGCCGACTTTGGAACGGTCGCACTCCTGGCCATCTACGTTTCCCTCGCCGGCGTGGTGGCCGACCTCGGTCTGACCACAGCGATCGTCCAGTCACGCGAGCTGAGCCGCGCCGACATCAGCACCGCATTCTTGGCCTCTACAGGGGTGGGCCTGGGCCTCACGGTTGCTGGGGCCTTGCTGGCTGTCCCGCTGGCGGGCGCCTTCGGCAAGCCGGCACTAGGTCCCCTGGCAGCGCTGATGTCAGCCAGCATCTTCTTCACCGCCCTGGGTTGCGTCCCCTCAGCGCTCCTCGTGCGAGAGCTGCAATTCGGCAGGCTGGTGATTGTCGGCGTCATCGGGACTGTGTCGTCGGGATTGGTCGCCGTGGCCCTGGCCATCTCCAACCAAGGAGTGTGGGCCTTGGCCGCTCAGGCGGTCGTCATGAGCATGACAACCGCGCTCGGGGCTTGGTTAGCAGCTCAGATGCGCCTGTCGTTCCACTGGGCGGGCGAATCGGCTCGCCGCCTGCTCGGCATGGGGAGATTCGTCCTGGCGGCAAACGTCTGCGACGCGGTGTACGGGCGCGGTCAAACGCTGCTCATCGGTGGGGTTTTCGGCCCAGCCCCGCTGGGGCAGTACATGCGAGCAGACTCCACCCAGCAGCTACCGGCAGACGCAGCATCTGCGGTGGTCGGACGCGTCGCCCTGCCCTTGTTCGCGAGATCTTCCGACAACCGACTGGCCCTGGCCAATGGCCTGCGCACGTCGCTGCGGTCCGCGATGGCAGTGAACGCGGTCGTCATGGCCTTGCTGGCCTCGCTGGCCGGCCCCCTGGTCACCGTCCTGTACGGGCCCCGCTGGGACCAAGCCGTGCCCCTCCTCACCCTCCTGGCGGTCGCCGGCCTTGTCTGGCCGATGCACGTCATGAACATCAATGCCCTCTATGCGGTGGGGGCTGCCCGGACCGTGTTCAGGATCGACCTTGTCAAGAAGGGGATCGCGGTGGCGCTCATCGGGATCGGCGCCCTTTTCGGACTACGTGGCGTTGCGAGCGCACAGATCGTCATAGGCCTGGTCGCGGCCTGGATCAACGCCCGGGCCGCGGAGGAGGTCACCGGGGTGGGACCACGGCAGCAGGCCCGTCTGGTCCTTCCGATCATCTGTGTGGCGCTCGCGACTGGTGGTCTGCTCTGGCTCGCACAGCACGTCTGGAGTGGTGACTCTGCTCTCGAGCTCGTCGTTCTCGGCGGCGTCGGCGGCTTGGGGTATGTCTTGCTGGCGCGACTGCTCGGGGCGACGGCAGTTGGAGACACCCTGAACATGATGCGCGCCGGGAGGAGCACGCCGTGA
- a CDS encoding DegT/DnrJ/EryC1/StrS family aminotransferase yields the protein MSIELHHDQLTDPVPTGRQLHVGRPNLGPREELDRLIDGIYARRWVTNDGPLVRQLEDTLTQRLGVRHCIAMCNGTVALEIAIRALGLTGEVIVPSFTFVATAHALSWQGITPVFADIDPRTHNLDPSAVERVITERTTGIIAVHLWGRPAPVGELQSLADRHGLQLMYDAAHAFDCTVGGKRVGGFGRAEVFSFHGTKFFNTFEGGAIATDDDELAATARLMRNFGFSGYDNVIHPGTNGKMSEVCAAMGLVNLDHLDTVVKENRRAHTTYTNLLRDVPGVSVVQPDPGEAHNHQYVVLEVDNDRASRDGILARLHANDVLARRYFWPGVHRMQPYASADPKAGERLPVTERLAAGILVVPTGPSVSDSDIERVVSIIRDAVDGRP from the coding sequence ATGAGCATCGAGCTGCACCACGACCAGCTGACCGATCCGGTCCCCACGGGCCGCCAGCTGCACGTCGGGCGTCCCAACCTCGGCCCCCGCGAGGAGCTGGACCGCCTCATCGACGGCATCTACGCGCGGCGATGGGTCACCAACGACGGGCCCCTCGTCCGTCAGCTCGAGGACACCCTCACTCAACGGCTTGGCGTGCGCCACTGCATAGCGATGTGTAACGGCACGGTGGCCCTCGAGATCGCCATCCGAGCCCTCGGGCTCACCGGCGAAGTCATCGTGCCCAGCTTCACTTTCGTGGCTACCGCGCATGCCCTCAGCTGGCAGGGCATCACTCCTGTCTTCGCGGACATTGACCCCCGCACGCACAACCTCGACCCCTCCGCGGTCGAGCGCGTCATCACCGAGCGCACGACCGGCATCATCGCTGTCCACCTCTGGGGACGCCCCGCGCCTGTCGGTGAGCTGCAGTCCCTCGCGGACCGTCACGGACTGCAACTCATGTATGACGCGGCCCACGCCTTCGACTGCACCGTCGGCGGGAAGCGGGTCGGTGGCTTCGGGCGTGCAGAGGTCTTCAGCTTTCACGGCACGAAGTTCTTCAACACCTTCGAGGGTGGGGCGATCGCCACCGACGACGATGAGCTTGCTGCTACCGCGCGCCTCATGCGGAACTTCGGCTTCTCCGGCTACGACAACGTCATCCACCCCGGCACCAACGGCAAGATGTCCGAGGTGTGCGCGGCCATGGGGCTGGTGAACCTCGACCACCTCGACACCGTGGTGAAGGAGAACCGGCGGGCACACACCACGTACACCAATCTGCTGCGCGACGTGCCGGGTGTCTCGGTGGTTCAGCCAGATCCGGGCGAGGCGCACAACCACCAGTACGTCGTCCTGGAGGTGGACAACGACCGCGCGTCGCGAGACGGCATCCTGGCCAGGCTGCACGCGAACGACGTCTTGGCCCGCCGCTACTTCTGGCCGGGGGTCCACCGCATGCAGCCCTACGCCTCAGCCGACCCGAAGGCCGGGGAACGACTCCCCGTCACCGAACGGCTCGCGGCGGGCATTCTCGTTGTGCCGACCGGACCCTCGGTGAGCGACAGCGACATCGAGCGAGTCGTTTCGATCATCCGCGACGCCGTGGACGGTCGACCGTAA
- a CDS encoding WbqC family protein, which translates to MSDSSEVRSLELSSESLLESSIVAALQDLDPAHIRIADLASYAAKVTSLGQNLHVADGNSLVSFVLYYENDAEFFVSMVWTDTSRQGQGHARRLLRALMAAARGTAKPIRLVVNAANPALDLYSQLGFVEASREGDQVTMIRPLRAAIMQPYVFPYLGYFHLIEASDTFVFYDDVQHIRRGWVNRNNLLVNGAPHRFTIPLAEATQNARINEIGTSIDQRWLDKLRATLVQAYAHAPFREPVVDLVMGTLTATYASVADLAIASVRQVYDYLDLPLRCTTSSAFSPQTQELERMDRLVAITRDLGYSAYVNAPGGAMLYEKEQFLAQGVHLSFVESESVSYHQGPRPFVPSLSILDVLMHNSPSDTRELLTRFRYR; encoded by the coding sequence ATGTCGGATAGCTCAGAGGTCCGTTCCCTAGAGCTCTCTTCTGAGAGCCTGCTTGAGAGCAGCATCGTCGCGGCGCTGCAGGATCTGGACCCAGCCCACATTCGCATTGCCGATCTGGCGTCCTACGCCGCCAAGGTGACGAGCTTGGGCCAAAACCTTCACGTGGCGGACGGCAACTCGCTCGTCTCCTTCGTCCTCTACTACGAAAATGATGCCGAGTTCTTTGTGAGCATGGTGTGGACGGACACCTCGCGGCAGGGGCAGGGCCACGCACGCCGGTTACTCCGGGCGTTGATGGCTGCGGCACGTGGCACGGCAAAGCCGATCCGCCTTGTGGTGAACGCGGCCAATCCCGCCCTCGACCTCTACTCGCAGCTGGGTTTTGTCGAGGCATCGCGCGAGGGCGACCAAGTGACGATGATCCGCCCACTCAGAGCAGCGATCATGCAGCCCTACGTCTTTCCATACCTCGGCTACTTCCATCTCATCGAGGCCAGCGACACGTTTGTCTTCTACGACGACGTGCAACACATCCGACGTGGGTGGGTCAACCGCAACAACCTGCTGGTCAACGGGGCGCCCCATCGGTTCACCATTCCGCTCGCCGAGGCCACGCAGAACGCGCGCATCAACGAGATCGGTACCTCTATCGACCAGCGGTGGCTGGACAAGCTCCGAGCGACATTGGTGCAGGCGTATGCGCATGCTCCGTTCAGGGAGCCAGTGGTCGACCTCGTCATGGGAACCCTCACGGCCACATATGCCAGCGTGGCTGACCTCGCCATCGCCTCCGTCCGTCAGGTCTACGACTACCTGGACCTCCCACTCCGCTGCACGACCTCCAGCGCATTCAGTCCTCAGACACAGGAATTGGAGCGAATGGATCGACTCGTGGCGATTACCCGCGACCTCGGCTATTCCGCGTACGTCAACGCACCAGGCGGGGCGATGCTCTACGAGAAGGAGCAGTTCCTGGCCCAGGGAGTCCACCTCAGCTTCGTCGAGAGTGAGAGCGTGTCGTACCACCAGGGGCCGCGACCGTTCGTCCCGTCACTGTCGATCCTCGACGTGCTGATGCACAACAGCCCGAGCGACACCCGCGAGCTGCTCACGCGATTCCGGTATCGCTGA
- a CDS encoding DUF808 domain-containing protein yields MAGGLFALLDDIAVLAKAAAASVDDVGAAASRASVKAAGVIVDDTAVTPRYVEGLSPARELPIIKKIAIGSLRNKLLFILPAAILLSQFFPVALTPLLMLGGTYLCFEGVEKIWERLAGHGETDADAAHERGEVADEDSITSGAIRTDFILSAEIMVISLNEVADEPFVSRAIILVVVALAITLLVYGVVALIVKMDDVGLHLSERDSQTSRSIGRGLLAAMPRLLSTLSVVGVAAMIWVGGHILLVGLDDLGLHAPYSWVHHAEEAVHDATGALGGVFGWLTNTVGSAILGLIVGSIVVAVMHVIPRRGAAREH; encoded by the coding sequence ATGGCTGGTGGACTCTTCGCGCTGCTCGACGACATTGCCGTGCTGGCCAAGGCCGCTGCGGCGTCGGTCGACGACGTGGGCGCCGCCGCCAGCCGGGCCAGCGTCAAGGCGGCCGGCGTCATCGTCGACGACACGGCGGTGACCCCGCGCTACGTCGAGGGCCTCTCCCCCGCCCGCGAGCTGCCGATCATCAAGAAGATCGCGATCGGCTCGCTGCGCAACAAGCTGCTCTTCATCCTCCCCGCGGCGATCCTGCTGAGCCAGTTCTTCCCGGTGGCGCTCACCCCGCTGCTCATGCTCGGTGGCACCTACCTCTGCTTCGAGGGCGTCGAGAAGATCTGGGAGCGGCTCGCCGGGCACGGTGAGACCGACGCCGACGCCGCGCACGAGCGTGGTGAGGTCGCTGACGAGGACTCGATCACGAGTGGCGCGATCCGCACCGACTTCATCCTGTCGGCCGAGATCATGGTGATCTCGCTCAACGAGGTGGCCGACGAGCCGTTCGTCAGCCGGGCGATCATCCTGGTCGTGGTCGCCCTCGCGATCACCCTGCTCGTCTACGGCGTCGTGGCCCTGATCGTGAAGATGGACGACGTGGGCCTGCACCTGTCCGAGCGCGACTCCCAGACGAGCCGCAGCATCGGGCGGGGGCTGCTGGCGGCCATGCCGCGCCTGCTGTCCACCCTGTCCGTCGTGGGAGTGGCCGCGATGATCTGGGTCGGTGGCCACATCCTGCTGGTGGGCCTCGACGACCTCGGACTGCACGCGCCGTACTCCTGGGTCCACCACGCCGAGGAGGCGGTCCACGACGCGACGGGCGCGCTGGGCGGCGTCTTCGGCTGGCTGACCAACACGGTCGGGTCGGCGATCCTCGGCCTGATCGTGGGCTCGATCGTCGTCGCTGTCATGCACGTCATCCCCCGGCGCGGCGCGGCCCGCGAGCACTGA
- a CDS encoding class I SAM-dependent methyltransferase, translating into MSQLMEGYRTLRAAPVRVSSRVLRPRLTKQLAEHTKVHLGCGPYTFDGWANLDLGGGSDVVSFDLTARLPFEDASLDRIFTEHFIEHVTRQRGARFLRECARVLKPGGVLRVSTPDLVRLVDEYLAGRTTEWTDQGWTPATPAQMLNEGMRQWGHRFVYDEPELIAAIRSAGFADVTRVAWRESQHEDLRGLEQRSFHGDLIVEATR; encoded by the coding sequence GTGAGCCAGCTGATGGAGGGCTACCGCACCCTGCGTGCGGCACCAGTTCGCGTCTCGTCGCGAGTCCTGCGGCCACGGCTGACCAAGCAGCTCGCGGAGCACACCAAGGTCCACCTCGGCTGCGGGCCATACACCTTCGACGGCTGGGCCAACCTCGACCTCGGCGGAGGCTCGGATGTCGTCTCCTTCGACTTGACCGCCCGACTCCCGTTCGAGGACGCATCCCTCGACCGGATCTTCACCGAACACTTCATCGAGCACGTCACCCGTCAGCGTGGCGCACGATTTCTGCGCGAGTGCGCGCGTGTGCTCAAACCAGGTGGAGTGCTCCGGGTCAGTACGCCAGACCTTGTCAGGCTCGTGGACGAGTACCTGGCCGGGCGGACGACAGAGTGGACTGACCAGGGCTGGACACCAGCGACTCCGGCACAGATGCTCAACGAGGGTATGCGCCAATGGGGTCACCGGTTTGTCTACGACGAACCGGAGCTCATCGCTGCCATCCGTTCCGCGGGGTTCGCCGACGTCACACGTGTGGCTTGGCGAGAGAGTCAGCACGAGGACCTTCGTGGCCTCGAACAGCGAAGCTTCCACGGCGATCTGATCGTCGAGGCGACGCGGTGA
- a CDS encoding glycosyltransferase, with protein sequence MSKPLVSVLVMAYNHEQFIGRALDSIVSQHLDEPFEVLVGEDCSTDNTLHIVRDFEVRHPGLVRVVTSESNVGMHANHKRLVLAAEGEYVAYCEGDDWWFPGKLRAQLNQLRAQPWLIGSHTDFTHVIPSQSGWRGRVGYATRVRKVAPTPTRFVDLLERNLVQTCTLVLRRSVATDYVRSGHLERGYAVGDWPLCLYATQFGDLGFDTTPLAAYRRVAGSVTNVGIERQVERVRDQHRMIDDFADEARGRGIPGSEVAARRGHQVTDSAVVWSSLMAGRPRLACSSNESTSRSLLSSVHPLVRLAWISAARIPLLAKGMRLFAETAVRCRELLTYRRIDVG encoded by the coding sequence GTGAGCAAGCCACTCGTGAGCGTTCTTGTCATGGCCTACAACCATGAGCAATTCATCGGACGAGCACTCGACAGCATCGTGTCCCAGCACCTCGACGAGCCCTTCGAGGTGCTCGTCGGTGAGGACTGCTCCACGGACAATACCCTCCACATCGTCCGGGACTTCGAAGTCCGCCACCCGGGCCTGGTCCGTGTTGTCACGTCCGAATCCAACGTCGGGATGCACGCCAACCACAAAAGACTCGTGCTGGCCGCCGAAGGCGAGTACGTCGCCTATTGCGAAGGCGATGACTGGTGGTTTCCCGGCAAGCTCCGTGCGCAGCTGAACCAGCTTCGGGCTCAGCCCTGGCTCATTGGCAGCCACACGGACTTCACTCATGTCATCCCTTCGCAAAGCGGGTGGCGAGGTCGCGTTGGCTACGCGACGCGCGTGCGCAAGGTGGCCCCCACACCGACACGCTTCGTCGACCTTCTAGAGCGAAACTTGGTGCAGACCTGCACCCTCGTCCTCCGACGTTCAGTAGCCACCGACTACGTTCGGTCGGGCCACCTGGAGCGCGGCTATGCGGTTGGTGATTGGCCACTCTGTCTCTATGCGACGCAGTTCGGAGACCTCGGTTTCGATACGACGCCTTTGGCGGCATACAGGCGGGTCGCCGGCTCGGTCACGAACGTTGGCATCGAGCGCCAGGTCGAGCGAGTGCGCGACCAGCACCGGATGATCGACGACTTTGCTGACGAAGCCAGGGGGCGCGGCATTCCCGGCAGCGAGGTCGCCGCCCGCCGAGGGCACCAGGTCACGGATTCCGCCGTCGTCTGGTCGAGCCTAATGGCGGGTAGGCCACGGTTGGCCTGCAGCTCGAACGAGTCCACCTCGCGGTCCCTGCTCAGCAGCGTGCACCCCCTCGTGCGGCTCGCTTGGATCAGTGCGGCCCGGATCCCACTGCTGGCGAAGGGAATGCGGTTGTTCGCGGAAACGGCCGTGCGATGTCGTGAGCTGCTGACCTACAGGCGGATCGATGTCGGATAG
- a CDS encoding glycosyltransferase, with translation MSASTPAPGTGRGAVVLAAYRPDPELFTTQLRSIQSQTHRNFVCLVGADSGVTEVRELVAAAVGGDDRFVVVGWEDNVGFYLNFERLLEQVPDDCTWVALSDHDDRWYDDKLARLLPGLRESVLVTGLARVVDDRTGAVLQPRTERRVVAPGALLLQNQVSGALCVFRRDLLDVALPFPRLHTVTQLHDHWLAMCAVAVGSYAVVDEVVQDYVQHASNVVGESGNNHRQFGPGDLVRELRALAADYQGDSGLASCLRAARDASFGWRSAMLDTLADRASLPVDLARTRRRVHSQPGAIAIVASALCTRDVALSVAATFVAGLPGQLMSDRHPITPRAAADAGRLRRGEAI, from the coding sequence ATGAGCGCTTCCACCCCGGCTCCCGGGACGGGCCGAGGGGCCGTCGTCCTCGCGGCATACCGGCCCGACCCTGAGCTGTTCACCACCCAGCTGCGCAGCATCCAGTCGCAGACCCACCGCAACTTCGTCTGTCTGGTCGGGGCTGACAGCGGGGTGACCGAGGTCCGAGAGCTCGTCGCCGCGGCCGTCGGCGGCGACGACCGGTTCGTCGTGGTGGGCTGGGAAGACAACGTCGGCTTCTACCTGAACTTCGAACGACTGCTCGAGCAGGTCCCCGACGACTGCACGTGGGTCGCGCTGAGCGACCACGACGACCGGTGGTACGACGACAAGCTCGCCCGGCTCCTCCCCGGTCTCCGCGAGTCGGTGCTCGTGACCGGACTGGCCCGCGTCGTGGACGACCGGACCGGCGCCGTGCTCCAACCCCGCACCGAACGACGAGTCGTCGCCCCGGGTGCCCTCCTCCTCCAGAACCAGGTCTCGGGTGCGCTGTGCGTGTTCCGACGTGACCTGCTCGACGTCGCCCTGCCGTTCCCGCGACTGCACACCGTGACCCAGCTGCACGACCACTGGCTCGCGATGTGCGCCGTCGCGGTGGGGAGCTACGCCGTGGTGGACGAGGTGGTCCAGGACTACGTCCAGCACGCGTCCAACGTCGTCGGCGAAAGTGGGAACAACCATAGGCAGTTCGGACCTGGCGACCTGGTGCGCGAGCTACGTGCCCTCGCCGCTGACTACCAGGGCGACAGCGGGCTGGCCAGTTGCCTGCGGGCCGCCCGGGACGCCAGCTTCGGGTGGCGAAGCGCGATGCTCGACACCTTGGCGGATCGGGCTTCACTACCCGTGGACCTTGCCCGGACGCGGCGTCGGGTGCACAGCCAGCCCGGCGCCATCGCCATCGTGGCGTCCGCGCTGTGTACTCGCGACGTCGCCCTGTCGGTTGCCGCTACCTTCGTGGCCGGCCTTCCCGGACAGCTGATGTCTGACAGGCACCCGATAACGCCGAGGGCGGCCGCAGACGCCGGTAGGTTGCGGCGAGGAGAGGCAATCTGA
- a CDS encoding glycosyltransferase family 2 protein, with protein sequence MTTLSVVVVGFGDEPDLPACLAAIRADLAPGDEVVLVDNGITTPPPLDGTRLVTSGRNGGFAAGCHLGADATDGDVLVFVNSDAVVQPGSLEALRTEASRPEVGLVTGLVVMADRPEVVNAAGNPVHFLGISWAGGYGEDVDRHRQAREVASVSGALFAVRREVWDRLGGLDPAYFLYHEDADLSIRCRLAGLKVSYHPGAVATHAYSFAKNPQKMFLLERNRLVTVLTTYPRPLLVRVLPAILVTEPLLLVMAAMQGWAGSKLRSWAWLLSHAPRLAARRRRVQPDATQWRALAARLEPRIQQDVTAAPAAMSVLNAALAAYWTAVARPARSA encoded by the coding sequence GTGACGACCCTGAGCGTCGTGGTCGTCGGCTTCGGCGACGAACCGGACCTGCCCGCCTGCCTGGCAGCGATCCGCGCCGACCTGGCACCCGGCGACGAGGTCGTCCTCGTCGACAACGGGATCACCACGCCGCCACCGCTCGACGGCACCCGGCTCGTCACGTCGGGACGCAACGGCGGGTTCGCGGCCGGCTGCCACCTCGGGGCCGACGCCACCGACGGTGACGTCCTCGTCTTCGTCAACTCGGACGCCGTCGTCCAGCCCGGGTCGCTCGAGGCGCTGCGCACCGAGGCCAGCCGGCCCGAGGTCGGACTGGTCACGGGACTCGTGGTCATGGCCGACCGCCCGGAGGTCGTCAACGCGGCGGGCAACCCGGTCCACTTCCTCGGGATCAGCTGGGCCGGTGGCTACGGTGAGGACGTGGACCGGCACCGGCAGGCACGCGAGGTGGCCTCCGTCAGTGGAGCGCTGTTCGCGGTCAGGCGTGAGGTCTGGGACCGGCTCGGGGGGCTCGACCCGGCCTACTTCCTCTACCACGAGGACGCCGACCTGAGCATCCGCTGCCGCCTCGCCGGGTTGAAGGTCAGCTATCACCCCGGCGCCGTCGCGACCCACGCCTACTCGTTCGCCAAGAACCCGCAGAAGATGTTCCTCCTGGAGCGCAACCGGCTGGTCACGGTCCTCACGACCTACCCGCGGCCGCTGCTGGTGCGGGTGCTGCCCGCGATCCTGGTGACCGAGCCTCTGCTGCTCGTGATGGCGGCGATGCAGGGGTGGGCCGGGTCGAAACTGCGGTCGTGGGCCTGGCTGCTGTCCCACGCCCCCCGCCTCGCCGCCCGTCGCCGCCGGGTCCAGCCCGACGCGACGCAGTGGCGCGCCCTGGCCGCCCGCCTCGAGCCGCGGATCCAGCAGGACGTCACCGCCGCCCCCGCCGCCATGTCCGTCCTCAACGCGGCGCTCGCGGCCTACTGGACCGCGGTCGCCAGACCGGCGAGGTCCGCATGA